A portion of the Manihot esculenta cultivar AM560-2 chromosome 2, M.esculenta_v8, whole genome shotgun sequence genome contains these proteins:
- the LOC110609749 gene encoding uncharacterized protein LOC110609749 isoform X4, with protein MIQSYHLFLSRVLIVFRDGLITLWEIRESKTIFTTGGSLLQSQYNENKKVTSACWTCPFGSKVAIGYSNGEIFIWSIPANPNSRTEIASDSGTQSAPLYKLNLGYKSDRIPIASLKWLQADGKASRLYIMGASDSASTNLLQVVLLNEHTEAPTIKLGLHLSEPCIDMEIISNSLDQSKHKEDSLLVLGKSGHVYVYDDCKIEKYLLLTQSRSSPSLPKEVIAKMPFAESSITLAKFVTQNPYIWSFGDEDYLMFSKNIPPLFPFEAKTKDGTPPNPASFSGFAKIKNLYITGHSDGAINFWQASSPFFIPILSLKQQSEDDFSLSGIAITALYFDGNSRILISGDQSGMVRIFKFKPEPYATENSFMSFQGSSKRGNQHIIQSLKLVKVNGSVLSMSISHNSEHLAVGSDQGYVSLIDLKGPTLLYQKHIASEISTGIISLQFETCSLQGFEKNVLVVATKDSSVLAVDVNTGNMLSTSTVHPNKPSKALFMQILDKQAVLAGGSNVPNDSDLSKGNPVEDSLKQSSLLICSEKAVYVYSLNHIVQGVKKVYYKKKFHSSLCCWASIFCCASDVGLVLLFTTGKIEIRSLPDLSLIRESSIRGFTYASPKLNSLSDSSICCSQDGEIVMVNGDQEMFLVSVLLQKDQFRFLDSVSQVYRKDLMPSQEGLASGAMAQKEKKKGIFSSVIKDIKGSKPKQVSEVETEDTRESIEELSMILSTANFACNAENSNSIAIEADENDLDIDDIDLDDHEERPKDQNILAALNKQKLASKFQAFKGKIKQMKVKNDKIVKEEEQDEKAGAIDQIKKKYGFSSSGETNAAAKMAENKLHENIRKLQGINQRTAEMQDTAKSFSAMARELLRTAEKDK; from the exons ACAACAGGGGGAAGCTTGTTGCAGTCACAATATAATGAGAACAAGAAAGTAACGTCTGCATGCTGGACTTGTCCTTTTGGAAGTAAAGTTGCTATTGGCTATAGTAATGGTGAGATTTTTATCTGGAGTATTCCTGCTAACCCTAATTCAAGAACTGAAATAGCCTCAGACAGCGGCACTCAAAGTGCTCCTCTCTATAAACTCAATCTGGGATACAAGTCCGACAGAATTCCTATTGCATCACTCAAATGGCTTCAGGCTGATGGGAAGGCAAGTCGACTCTACATTATGGGTGCTTCTGACTCGGCATCTACCAACTTGTTGCAG GTTGTCTTGTTAAATGAGCATACTGAAGCTCCCACAATAAAGTTAGGTCTTCATTTGTCAGAGCCTTGCATTGACATGGAGATCATCTCAAACTCTTTggatcaaagcaaacataaaGAGGATTCTCTTCTCGTCCTTGGAAAATCAGGGCACGTTTATGTGTATGATGATTGTAAGATTGAAAAGTATCTTCTACTAACCCAATCTAGGAGTTCCCCCTCATTGCCAAAGGAGGTCATTGCGAAGATGCCATTTGCTGAGTCAAGCATCACTCTAGCAAAATTCGTCACACAGAACCCTTACATATGGAGTTTTGGGGATGAG GATTACCTCATGTTCTCCAAAAACATTCCACCTCTATTTCCTTTTGAAGCAAAAACGAAAGATGGAACTCCCCCAAATCCTGCCTCGTTCAGTGGGTTTGCAAAGATTAAAAACTTGTACATAACTGGACATAGTGATGGAGCCATTAACTTTTGGCAAGCATCTTCTCCATTTTTTATccccattttatcattaaaacaaCAG AGTGAAGATGATTTTTCTTTAAGCGGTATAGCAATAACGGCCTTGTATTTTGATGGCAATTCGCGGATTCTTATTTCAGGGGACCAGAGTGGAATG GTTCGCATTTTTAAGTTTAAACCTGAGCCATATGCCACAGAGAACAGTTTTATGTCCTTCCAAG GAAGTTCCAAGAGAGGAAACCAGCACATCATCCAGAGTCTCAAACTTGTGAAGGTGAATGGTTCTGTACTTTCAATGAGCATCAGCCACAACTCAGAACATCTTGCAGTCGGGTCTGATCAAGGATAT GTTTCACTAATTGATCTAAAAGGACCGACACTGCTGTATCAAAAGCATATTGCCAGTGAAATTTCCACAGGAATCATCTCTTTGCAGTTTGAGACTTGCAGTCTGCAAGGCTTTGAGAAGAATGTTTTAGTGGTTGCCACAAAGGATTCATCAGTTTTGGCTGTTGATGTCAATACTGGAAACATGCTGAGCACTAGCACAGTGCATCCTAATAAACCATCTAAAGCTTTATTCATGCAAATTTTGG ACAAGCAAGCTGTGTTAGCTGGAGGATCAAATGTGCCAAATGATTCAGATCTGAGCAAAGGGAATCCTGTTGAGGATTCACTGAAGCAGTCTTCTCTACTGATATGTTCTGAGAAAGCAGTGTATGTCTATTCACTAAACCATATTGTTCAG ggGGTCAAGAAGGTTTACTACAAAAAGAAGTTTCATTCCTCTTTATGTTGTTGGGCTTCAATATTCTGTTGTGCATCAGATGTTGGCCTTGTGCTCCTTTTCACTACTGGAAAAATTGAAATAAG GTCTTTGCCAGATTTATCATTAATAAGGGAATCCTCAATAAGAGGTTTCACTTATGCTTCACCAAAGCTGAACTCCTTATCAGATAGTTCAATATGTTGTTCACAGGATGGAGAAATTGTTATG GTGAATGGTGATCAAGAAATGTTTTTAGTATCAGTTTTGCTTCAAAAGGACCAATTCAG GTTTTTGGACAGTGTCAGCCAAGTCTACAGAAAAGATCTAATGCCATCACAAGAAGGGCTTGCCTCTGGAGCTATGGctcaaaaggaaaagaaaaag GGTATTTTTAGCTCTGTGATTAAGGATATCAAAGGAAGTAAACCGAAGCAAGTTTCTGAGGTGGAAACAGAAGATACAAGAGAAAGTATAGAAGAACTTTCGATGATCTTGTCAACAGCTAACTTTGCATGTAACGCAGAAAATAGCAATAGCATTGCCATAGAGGCAGATGAGAATGACTTAGACATAG ATGATATTGACCTTGATGATCATGAAGAGAGGCCCAAGGATCAGAACATTTTGGCTGCTCTTAATAAGCAGAAATTGGCAAGCAAATTTCAGGCTTTTAAAG GGAAAATAAAGCAGATGAAGGTTAAGAATGACAAAATTGTCAAGGAAGAGGAACAGGATGAAAAGGCTGGTGCCATTGATCAAATCAAGAAGAAATATGGGTTTTCTTCATCTGGC GAGACAAATGCTGCTGCTAAAATGGCTGAAAACAAGTTACACGAGAACATAAGGAAGTTGCAG GGGATCAATCAAAGAACTGCAGAGATGCAAGACACAGCTAAGTCATTCTCTGCCATGGCTAGAGAGTTACTTCGAACTGCAGAGAAGGATAAATGA